Proteins found in one Macrobrachium nipponense isolate FS-2020 chromosome 35, ASM1510439v2, whole genome shotgun sequence genomic segment:
- the LOC135208273 gene encoding uncharacterized protein LOC135208273 has translation MARLHLLFLVFTTVVMAALATETINAEDNQEALKLADQQGDLSLSDLMDRSRRPGCSNRKCLRWYRGWWAAEPCQGDLRQVAICNKKEKMYCCAHACEAKKTCPTGCTNNASDCEFGVIPGGCRGRQCYCCMPPPPPPPAPGK, from the exons ATGGCTCGACTCCACCTTTTGTTCCTTGTTTTCACGACCGTCGTG atGGCTGCTTTGGCCACGGAAACCATAAACGCAGAGGACAACCAGGAAGCCCTGAAGCTCGCTGACCAACAAGGAGATCTTAGCCTTAGTGACCTAATGGACAGATCCAGGA GACCAGGCTGCAGTAACCGAAAATGCCTGCGATGGTACCGCGGCTGGTGGGCAGCCGAGCCCTGCCAGGGCGACCTGCGCCAAGTGGCCATCTGCAACAAGAAGGAAAAGATGTACTGCTGCGCCCACGCCTGCGAGGCCAAGAAGACCTGCCCCACAGGGTGCACCAACAACGCCTCCGACTGCGAGTTCGGCGTCATTCCCGGCGGGTGCAGGGGCCGTCAGTGTTACTGTTGcatgcctcctcctcccccaccaccaGCACCAGGAAAGTAA